A stretch of Lathyrus oleraceus cultivar Zhongwan6 chromosome 6, CAAS_Psat_ZW6_1.0, whole genome shotgun sequence DNA encodes these proteins:
- the LOC127098439 gene encoding uncharacterized protein LOC127098439 isoform X1, with protein MTGGASPVLGCSDQTIRCGPWAQTATEEWRVRVQPSRKLKLNRGKTLIQRSSCVAFGFLDSDAFNNRVHKLQHKQEEVINSNMTTHSLSHGLEFIHFCDSRIREFAVFRNVPLITIRKRKENIIEIESGKLTGFKLGLRHTLVTTRDGVTASSTETMETFSDSSGFHAPIDFYAGIGMALFCNWLGSLHSVGVLEALRFIAICCFLSHVGSVWKC; from the exons ATGACCGGGGGTGCAAGCCCGGTTCTGGGGTGCAGTGACCAGACAATCCGTTGTGGGCCTTGGGCCCAAACGGCCACAGAAGAGTGGAGAGTCCGTGTACAACCTTCACGTAAGCTGAAATTGAACAGGGGAAAAACGCTTATTCAGAGAAGTTCTTGTGTCGCGTTTGGATTCTTGGATTCCGACGCCTTCAACAACCGTGTTCACAAGCTTCAGCACAAGCAAGAAGAAGTGATCAACTCCAACATGACAACACATTCTCTTTCTCACGGCCTTGAGTTCATCCATTTTTGTGATTCAAGAATTCGAGAATTCGCGGTGTTCCGTAATGTTCCGCTCATAACCATACGCAAACGGAAAGAAAACATCATTGAGATCGAATCGGGAAAACTCACCGGATTTAAGCTTGGATTGCGGCACACTTTGGTCACTACGCGTGATGGCGTTACCGCATCGTCGACAGAGACGATGGAGACGTTTTCGGATTCGTCTGGCTTCCACGCTCCGATAG ATTTTTATGCTGGGATTGGAATGGCTTTGTTCTGCAACTGGCTTGGTTCGCTGCATAGTGTCGGCGTTTTGGAAGCTTTGCGTTTCATTGCTATTTGTTGCTTTCTATCACAT GTTGGAAGCGTTTGGAAGTGTTAG
- the LOC127098439 gene encoding uncharacterized protein LOC127098439 isoform X2, whose amino-acid sequence MTGGASPVLGCSDQTIRCGPWAQTATEEWRVRVQPSRKLKLNRGKTLIQRSSCVAFGFLDSDAFNNRVHKLQHKQEEVINSNMTTHSLSHGLEFIHFCDSRIREFAVFRNVPLITIRKRKENIIEIESGKLTGFKLGLRHTLVTTRDGVTASSTETMETFSDSSGFHAPIGWKRLEVLAVGFRFRTVHAVLDWR is encoded by the exons ATGACCGGGGGTGCAAGCCCGGTTCTGGGGTGCAGTGACCAGACAATCCGTTGTGGGCCTTGGGCCCAAACGGCCACAGAAGAGTGGAGAGTCCGTGTACAACCTTCACGTAAGCTGAAATTGAACAGGGGAAAAACGCTTATTCAGAGAAGTTCTTGTGTCGCGTTTGGATTCTTGGATTCCGACGCCTTCAACAACCGTGTTCACAAGCTTCAGCACAAGCAAGAAGAAGTGATCAACTCCAACATGACAACACATTCTCTTTCTCACGGCCTTGAGTTCATCCATTTTTGTGATTCAAGAATTCGAGAATTCGCGGTGTTCCGTAATGTTCCGCTCATAACCATACGCAAACGGAAAGAAAACATCATTGAGATCGAATCGGGAAAACTCACCGGATTTAAGCTTGGATTGCGGCACACTTTGGTCACTACGCGTGATGGCGTTACCGCATCGTCGACAGAGACGATGGAGACGTTTTCGGATTCGTCTGGCTTCCACGCTCCGATAG GTTGGAAGCGTTTGGAAGTGTTAGCAGTTGGTTTTCGTTTTCGCACTGTTCACGCCGTTTTGGATTGGCGTTAG